One stretch of Labrus bergylta chromosome 24, fLabBer1.1, whole genome shotgun sequence DNA includes these proteins:
- the gyg2 gene encoding glycogenin-2, which translates to MSGGEAFITLATTESYCKGAAVVARSLRRHGTTRSIILMVTPNVSEQSRLALRDVFNEVVLVDLLDSQDQGHLALLGRPDLGITFTKIHCWTLTQFSKCVFLDADTLVLSNVDDLFEREELSAAPDPGWPDCFNSGVFVFRPSLQTHAALLEHAMQHGSFDGGDQGLLNSFFSSWRNEDISKHLPFIYNLSASSVYSYRPAFQQFGHNAKVVHFIGAVKPWSTSSQREGGSSDSKGQFLSLWWQEYNGYTKSTLPEKQEEKKPQQIQKPKAKAKVVVRGTLKSSKTLLPHFPAPAQRLQKPEPERDSRTDDDKPLEEESRTPEPTELEESPVEEEELEGSDEDSDIETFTTDEITEEEQLEHRKQWEIGQADYLGRDAFQNIQRMLDRFLD; encoded by the exons ATGTCAG GAGGCGAGGCCTTTATCACCCTAGCCACCACAGAGTCGTACTGTAAGGGGGCGGCGGTGGTGGCCCGGAGTCTGCGGCGTCATGGGACGACTCGCAGCATCATCCTCATGGTGACTCCAAACGTCTCGGAGCAGTCCAG GCTTGCCCTCCGGGACGTCTTTAACGAGGTGGTTCTGGTGGACCTGCTGGACAGTCAGGACCAGGGTCACCTGGCTCTGCTGGGGCGGCCCGACCTGGGCATCACCTTCACCAAGATCCACTGCTGGACTCTGACCCAGTTTAGCAAATGTGTCTTCCTGGATGCCGACACACTC GTTCTGAGTAACGTGGACGACCTCTTCGAGAGAGAGGAGCTGTCGGCGGCTCCCGATCCCGGCTGGCCCGACTGCTTCAACTCGGGCGTCTTTGTGTTCAGACCGTCTCTGCAAACGCACGCCGCCCTGCTGGAGCACGCCATGCAGCACGGCAGCTTCGAcg GAGGAGACCAGGGCCTGTTGAACTCTTTCTTCAGCAGCTGGAGGAACGAGGACATCAGTAAACATCTGCCGTTCATCTACAACCTCAGCGCCAGCTCCGTCTACAGCTACCGGCCCGCTTTCcaaca gTTTGGCCACAACGCCAAAGTCGTCCATTTCATCGGAGCGGTGAAACCCTGGAGCACCAGCAGCCAGAGGGAGGGCGGCAGCTCGGACTCCAAAGgacagtttttgtctctgtggtgGCAGGAGTACAACGGCTACACAAAGTCAACTCTACCTGAGaaacaagaggaaaagaaaCCCCAACAG atccAAAAACCGAAGGCCAAAGCCAAAGTGGTCGTTAGAGGAACCTTGAAAAGCTCCAAGACGCTGCTGCCACACTTTCCAGCACCAGCTCAGAGACTTCAGAAACCTGAACCAGAGAGA GACTCTCGCACAGACGATGACAAACCGCTGGAGGAGGAGTCCAGAACACCTGAGCCGACCGAGCTGGAGGAGTCAcctgttgaagaggaggagctggagggcAGCGATGAGGACTCGGACATCGAAACATTCACT ACGGATGAAATCACAGAGGAGGAACAGCTGGAGCATCGTAAGCAGTGGGAGATCGGGCAGGCCGACTATCTGGGCAGGGACGCCTTCCAGAACATTCAGAGGATGCTGGACCGCTTCCTGGACTAA